The DNA sequence GTGTGTATAACCCCGTTcgtaattttgtatttttttatttttattttcatttttttttttttttttttaagtttaatCGTCTAAACGAAAATTGatactttaaaatttttttaagaaacaaaagccatttatataaatgcatatgcTTATAAATCATTTTAACTTAGAACAAAAAGAAGTTTGATTTtgtgtaaaataaaagacaaaaaatatatacatacaaacaggCAAATGGTTGTGTAATATAATCATGTGTGCAcacatacgcatatacatatatatatacatataaatgtaaatatatatatatatatatatttattgattTATTATACGTATGCATGTTGACATATCTTTTTAAGACATATCCTTTTTAACATTCACAATTGGTTACAATGAAATAGAggattataattaataaggTGTAAAAACGTATATACAAAACATATTACGAAATAATGAAAGTGGGGGAagtatccttttttttttttttttccctacAGTTGGAAAGAATTATCTGAAGGGGGGAAATtctgttcattttttccctAATTCTTTTACCAAATATTTTGCTCACATTTCATCTCATTTTTTCATAGATCTTGGTCAAAAAACACGTGATAAAAGAACCGTTCAAGAATAACAAAAGATAagccaaaaaaaaagcaagaagaaaagaaaaatatatgtaacacgaaataacaaaaatattttttttgtcttaaCAAAGCagtaaacttttttttccccctaaAAAATAGCCTTACGGGATACGTTAATTTACTATCTTCATTTTGCTCGTTGCCCATATATTTGTGCATGTACTCTgaattatgtacatgtgtaataaaaaaaaaaaaaaaaatttataattccttttacataacaaaataaatgcataaatagGTTAGCTGCACAAAATCGCTAAATTATTTACTATATGTTATATGTCCTACATAAGGCTTAAATGGTTTGCAGTACACACGAGGTACACTACACGACTTCACACTGAGAAATTTTTACCGTTTACTACTTTTCTGCTAATACAACAGCTCATTAAGTTCtcaaatttacataaaagcgaaatgtttttataaatacttaaaaatgGTAGAACTTATTATCAATGATAAAAACACACGGTAGATATTTTTACCTTTCGTACACTTTATCAAGTTACCCATTTCAGTCTCTTTGTCTTTTTGttcgtatttatttttgtctttttcttcgtctttatttttgtctttttcttcgtatttatttttgtctttttcttCGTCTTTATTTTTGTCTTTTACTTCGTCTTTATTTTTGTCTTTTACTTCGTCTTTATTTTTGTCTTTTACTTCGTCTTTATTTTTGTCTTTTACTTCGTCTCTATCTTTGTCTTTTTCTTCGTCTTTATCTttgtctttttcttcttctttatatttgtttttatcttTGACTTTggctttttccttttcttctaAAATGGGACAAATAATAGTTCACTTATCTGAcgttacactttttttttttttttcgatcTATTATGCTTCGAATAATAgccttattattttatttttttataaactatTTCGTTTAccagtaatatttttattttatattttttttttttttttccgagCTATTAAGCTGTCAACAATAGCctcattttcttttcttttttttatatttaccttacctttatttatattttcattttcaatgtttatatttgtagTACAAAAATTGGTCGATTCTTCTTCTgtatcttttaaatttagaCATGTTActaattcttttctttttttttctagccgattatttattaatgaaatgTCATAAGAGGAGTAACTCATACAATTATTCAAGAGCtcttttttcaaatgatCTTCTCCTCCTTTGCTCTTATGAAAATTTGATACGCTTTCAGAATTCGTACTAGCGGTAACAGTATCATGAGATTTGCAAGCTTTTACCTTATCtgtttcaaaaatatttaaattggCTACATTTTCCAAACTGGTTATATTTTCCAAATTTACTGCATTTTCTAAACTGGTCATATAAGCACAGTCGGAATTTTGAACATGATCCCCCCTAGGGCTTGTACTTTCTGTTCTGATTTGTGTGTGTCCCACTTTCTCATCCCTTAACATAGAAATCTTAGCCTTCCTCTGATCTTGATTTTGTCTATTTGTGCTATATATATCTCCTATAGATATGCATTCATCAATTATGTCTAATactgtaaaatttttttgttctttcttTCTATTTATTACTGTTTTTAGTATTTGATCTAAAtctttactattttttttatattcacatTCCTCGTCGTTACCCTCTTCTAAATTTTCGTATGTTCTTACAAGGCTACTATCATCACTTTCCGATTTGTCTGAAGTCATGTCTACATTTGATTTATCACTTAAgttaacaatatttttaatattacttaaattgttttttattttgtatatgcTGTTGTTTATAATACGTACACTCTTGTTGATGGAGGAGGTACAAGTAGCATCATCGTCGTTACAGTTATTGTAATAAGAACCATCGTTATAAGAGagatcatcatcatcatcgtcatcattttcatcatcatcattttcattattatcattttcatcattatcattttcatcattatcattttcatcatcatcattttcatcattatcattttcatcattatcattttcatcattatcattttcatcattatcattttcatca is a window from the Plasmodium brasilianum strain Bolivian I chromosome 9, whole genome shotgun sequence genome containing:
- a CDS encoding hypothetical protein (conserved Plasmodium protein); amino-acid sequence: MKLQHNGNEKHPPFTLEEKNEVETEKLGVPYDEKKITLGEKTYKKILCVSNNDQEEGNYENAHARKSFRNINIVSNNATVKDDLVDHNKADGVKVDDIHYSSFNKDDKNILFLNDDYAKTATDKIYVNDNNDDGENDDGENDDGENDDGENDDGENDNDENDNDENDNDENDNDENDNDENDDDENDNDENDNDENDNNENDDDENDDDDDDDLSYNDGSYYNNCNDDDATCTSSINKSVRIINNSIYKIKNNLSNIKNIVNLSDKSNVDMTSDKSESDDSSLVRTYENLEEGNDEECEYKKNSKDLDQILKTVINRKKEQKNFTVLDIIDECISIGDIYSTNRQNQDQRKAKISMLRDEKVGHTQIRTESTSPRGDHVQNSDCAYMTSLENAVNLENITSLENVANLNIFETDKVKACKSHDTVTASTNSESVSNFHKSKGGEDHLKKELLNNCMSYSSYDISLINNRLEKKRKELVTCLNLKDTEEESTNFCTTNINIENENINKEEKEKAKVKDKNKYKEEEKDKDKDEEKDKDRDEVKDKNKDEVKDKNKDEVKDKNKDEVKDKNKDEEKDKNKYEEKDKNKDEEKDKNKYEQKDKETEMGNLIKCTKEYMHKYMGNEQNEDSKLTYPGKNEQNFPPSDNSFQL